The following proteins come from a genomic window of Pangasianodon hypophthalmus isolate fPanHyp1 chromosome 24, fPanHyp1.pri, whole genome shotgun sequence:
- the si:dkey-112e17.1 gene encoding uncharacterized protein si:dkey-112e17.1, giving the protein MLLLSLQVVCAAAVCVLCSGQRVFFECGAKLDVVDVQGLILSPGFPNNYSSGMHCVWQFFVPIGHQLTMELFDFDVFESSERNSTTSEDMITSEDGEEHLLTKRLTRSQPALKDQSVGMTGLGEESNKLESEVSNTVNRVSERLSEPPLSYRAKAKAQSSMFPSSLEDKTEHLPPSSTMENIVMEDESETLQLVTDACPNDVLYITDLITFSSRFCGSKRPSDGQLVFGADAEMVEVIMELITNTHWGRGFALLFRYHNRSNDAAVEVGGQRSSAPSVGAVEALLAAVSLAALFATSLMIVLCVTLRPKLCAKESTVTSSTTSEVPVQNLHTDGSELQLVTANHPEQELNKNDNNPTSSHTGNDPKCRSSQNAELECSNGLMEMELGADEVFVISNTDTPSFSPCTHRERFLRRSDTGSVQPSDWMPRSEPSNWPSRGSHVGSARPRAWSVRTFHDFLLPLPQLNRKWCSWNLTSPFTKLVDTVSPGSVVDGGGGVKVPSAQQQRRYNMSRSHTSQQICEPDGALCGPEQAVEVKICEFSPDDDNLTIPVFAISEEDDREPLVSAENQVKNNKLGNHDSFPSLGSAHLAFTVEESAVLKNTSSKIQLPSLSHVTVPCDSVGKDM; this is encoded by the exons gtatTTTTCGAATGTGGAGCGAAGCTGGACGTTGTGGACGTACAGGGTCTCATTCTATCTCCTGGTTTTCCTAATAACTACTCGTCCGGGATGCACTGCGTCTGGCAGTTTTTTGTCCCGATCGGTCACCAGTTGACGATGGAACTGTTTGATTTTGACGTTTTTGAGAGTTCAGAGAGGAACTCAACCACGTCAGAAGATATGATCACGAGTGAAGATGGTGAAGAACATCTCCTTACTAAAAGATTAACCAGGAGTCAACCTGCATTAAAGGACCAGTCCGTGGGAATGACGGGACTCGGAGAAGAATCCAACAAACTGGAGTCTGAAGTGTCGAATACGGTGAATCGGGTTTCCGAGCGTCTTTCCGAACCTCCGTTATCGTATAGAGCAAAAGCAAAAGCACAAAGCTCCATGTTTCCTTCATCATTAGAGGACAAAACGGAGCACCTGCCTCCTTCCAGCACCATGGAGAACATCGTCATGGAGGACGAATCCGAGACCCTGCAGCTGGTGACGGACGCGTGTCCTAACGACGTCCTGTACATCACGGATCTGATCACGTTTTCTTCACGGTTTTGCGGCTCCAAGCGTCCGTCTGACGGCCAGCTGGTGTTCGGAGCCGACGCTGAGATGGTTGAAGTGATAATGGAGctcatcacaaacacacactggggTCGAGGATTTGCTCTGCTATTCCGTTATCACAATCGATCGAACGACGCGGCCGTGGAGGTCGGGGGTCAGAGGTCATCGGCGCCCTCTGTCGGCGCAGTAGAAGCGCTGCTTGCTGCTGTTAGCCTCGCTGCTTTATTCGCTACGAGTCTCATGATCGTTCTCTGTGTGACTCTGAG aCCAAAACTGTGTGCAAAAGAATCCACCGTGACGTCATCCACCACCTCCGAg gTCCCAGTTCAGAACTTGCACACTGACGGCAGTGAACTTCAGCTGGTTACCGCAAATCACCCTGAACAAGAACTCAACAAAAACGACAACAACCCCACCTCATCTCACACAG GTAACGACCCAAAATGCCGAAGTTCCCAAAATGCCGAGCTGGAGTGCTCTAATGGACTGATGGAGATGGAATTGGGAGCAGATGAAGTGTTTGTGAtctcaaacacagacacaccgTCGTTTTCTCCTTgcacg CACCGTGAACGTTTTCTGCGACGCAGTGACACGGGATCTGTGCAGCCATCTGATTGGATGCCTCGCAGCGAGCCCTCCAATTGGCCGAGTCGTGGCAGCCATGTTGGATCGGCGCGTCCTCGAGCGTGGAGCGTCCGAACCTTCCACGACTTCCTACTTCCTCTTCCTcaattaaacaggaagtggtgcAGCTGGAATTTAACGAGTCCCTTCACCAAACTAGTGGACACC GTTTCTCCAGGTTCTGTGGTGGATGGAGGTGGTGGTGTGAAGGTTCCCTCGGCTCAGCAACAGCGCCGCTACAACATGTCACGCTCCCACACGTCTCAGCAGATCTGCGAGCCCGATGGCGCCCTCTGTGGCCCGGAGCAAGCAGTGGAGGTTAAAATCTGCGAATTCTCTCCTGATGATGATAACCTCACCATTCCCGTGTTCGCCATTTCAGAAGAAGATGATCGAGAGCCTCTGGTTTCAGCCGAAAAccaagtgaaaaacaacaaGCTCGGAAATCACGACTCCTTTCCTTCATTAGGCTCCGCCCACTTGGCGTTTACAGTTGAGGAATCGGCTGTTTTGAAAAACACGTCCAGTAAGATCCAGCTTCCCTCGCTGAGTCATGTGACCGTGCCGTGTGACTCTGTGGGGAAGGACATGTGA